The Mycoplasma sp. 1654_15 genome contains a region encoding:
- the rpsS gene encoding 30S ribosomal protein S19, with translation MARSLKKGPFADEHLLKKVEAMNEQKNKKPIKTWSRRSTIFPEFVGLTFLVHNGKVFNEVYVTDDMVGHKLGEFSPTRTYTGHGQDKGKKK, from the coding sequence ATGGCACGTTCATTGAAAAAAGGTCCATTTGCAGATGAGCATTTACTTAAAAAAGTAGAAGCGATGAATGAACAAAAAAATAAAAAACCAATTAAAACTTGATCTCGTAGATCTACAATATTTCCTGAATTTGTTGGACTAACATTTTTAGTTCACAACGGAAAAGTATTTAACGAAGTTTATGTAACTGATGATATGGTTGGTCATAAATTAGGTGAATTTTCTCCTACTAGAACCTATACAGGTCATGGACAAGATAAAGGGAAGAAAAAATAG